A segment of the Bos javanicus breed banteng chromosome 22, ARS-OSU_banteng_1.0, whole genome shotgun sequence genome:
aacaaaacacaaagaatgAGGAATGaatgagggtgagagagagagagacaggatcttaaagcagaaaaaaagaggagaaaagggggtCTATGGACCTGAATTCAAAGTCTTCCGTGCCCTTTTTAGCCAGTAAAATGTAACCCAGGTAGCAGGACATTTGCCGAAGCTCAGAATCCTGACCTGCAAACTGATTCTTTCCTACAGAGCAGATACGAAGATGGAATTGATGTCCAAATCTCCTTCCCTCCAAATCCCTCAGTATAAATGACAAAGTCCAGACTGAGTAGATTCCTTCCTTGCTTAAAAACCTTCCCACAGCAGTCTGGATGAAGGACACATTTCTTAGAGGTTAGCCCAGGTTCTGTGTGGACAAAGGGGCAAATGTGGTGTGCGTCAGGGTCGCCCAGACTCAGAACACGTGAGCCTACTAACGTCTCAGTTGagacccccgccccacccccgcccccgtcGCTGTGCGTAGTTCCTGCACCAAAGTGGAATCAGCTCTCTGGCTACGGGGGCGCGCGTGCCCACCTTCTGGATCGAGACTTCCGGGATCCTACGCTTGGGGGAGAGGAGGGCGGAAGTGGGGCTTCTCTTGCTTCCGTCTCGGCCATTGTTTTCGCTTCTGCTGGCCACTGCGGTGTCTGGCGCTCGGGGGTCGCCGCGGCGGTGCCCCGGTGAGCGGGCCTGGGACGGGGAGGGAAGTGTTACTAGGGCCAGGGCCGCTGGGCTGGGACTGCTCGGCCGGAACTGCGGCCGCCCACTGCCCAGGTTGGCGACGGCGGCCCGACGCACTCTTCTCCCCGTGGTCGGCGCGCGGTCCCGGTGACGCTCAGAAGGCGCCAGATGTAGAGCAGCCTCTTTGTCCCAGTGATCTGACCagctgtgcctggcacagagcccgGCACCTGCGGGCACAGCGATGAGCAGGGCAGACGTGGCCAGGTGAGCGGCGCAGCATAAGCCTGGTTGAACGCGCATGTAGTTAGACGTTTTCCCAGCCTTGCGCCGGGAAACAACAGTACGAAGCATCGGAAGTGGGTCAGACCTAGTCGGAATTTTAAACGTGAAGTATGACTTTTATGAAGGAGACATAAAAGTCCAGATAAGAGGTTGAACGTTCGGAGCTGTAAGGGAAGTAGGAAAGTGGCCTTTCtttgtgtgtgggatcttagagCAGAGTCACAGATTTTTACGTCTGTCTTTTCTCAAAGAAGTCGAGGCCTGGAGAGAGTTAGTTTACTCAAGTTACCAAGATGCATGGTGACTTTGGAAGTGTAGCACAGATGCCCTAATTAACACCACGGTGCtgattttcagaattttataataTGTAAACTGATAAAAGTTGCCCCACCCCCAACTTCAGTATCATTCATTCGTTTCCCAGATATGTGCCTCAGTATCCCaagtacacacacatgtacaaagGTGACAGGGAACCAGCTCTGCCCTTTGAATCCTCCCAGAAAGTGGAGGTGCCCGCGGTGTAAGTCATAAACACAGTGTAAAAAGTGTTCTAGCAGAGGTGTGAATGAAAAAGGTACTGTGGGTTCCCTGAGGCAGTCATCACACTTAACTCCTGGAGAGATCAGCAAAACTTGCTAGGGGAAGTGGGATGAGTGGAAAAGGGTCTGATATTTCTGACTCCATTGTGTTACTTTCCTTTTGTGGCATACAGTTTAGGGGGTGTGAGTGGTGAGTTATggataaaatagttaaaatacagTGTGTTAGAAGTACAGAGAGGTAGGCTCCCAGCTCCCCTTCCTGGATGAGGCAATCAGGAATGCCTTTAGGAGAAAATGGCATTTGATATGGATCATGCTAGATGAATAGGTGTTTGTCAAAagtttcagaagaagaaaaatccaaAGAGACAGTATGTGTGGCTTATGGCTGTTTCTAAAGCTTTAGTCCCTACCTTTCTTTATGGTTATCGCTGTCACATAAGAGAAGAGTAGAAGACTTTTGAGCAAGCATTTCCAACATAggtttatttgtaaataaaaaaatgtacTATTCTACAATGCACATTGTAGCACAGCTACTAAATAGTTAAATAACaacttactatttttttaaatacacattttgGATTATCCTGCACATCCCATATTTGGAGATCATTGCAGTATTTCAGTTTGGGTACCTGGGGAAAGTGGTAGGGTGGGTGGCCAGAATAGAGGCCTCAGACTAGGTTGTGAATGCTGGGCATTGAATTTAGGTTTTATCCTGTAGTTAGGTGATGGAAACcactgaaactttaaaaaagaaagtcatttgAAGAGATGCTTAGAGAGTCTGCCTTGGTTGTGctcttcccccccgcccccaccccgccatgAAGGTTTGCCTTTTAACTGGAGGGTCTGTCATCAGCCTGAGGCTGAACACTCTGGGGAATCTAATTTCTCTCTTGATGTTTCTGTAGGTGACACTCCCATCATCCTATATCCTCAATTCTGACAATAGCTTCTGAGAGCTGAATTACAGACCATCATTTTAATTGGACATAAACTGCAAGTGCAACAAGCCTCTCTGGTGTCACAATGGCTACCCAAGGCAGGGGAACTTCAGGCCTCTTCCCCAGGGGTGCTGTTCTCCAGAGACAGGAGGGCTGCCTGACCGTGAAACAGCAACCAGGGAGCCCGACCTGGGggcatggctgcagtctccaaaAGAATCACCCTCCTGTCTGTGAAATTTTCCGGCTCCACTTTAGGCAATTATGTTATCATGAGATGTCTGGGCCACAGGAGGCACTGAGCCGGCTCCGGGAGCTGTGCCGCTGGTGGTTGATGCCAGAGGTGCACACCAAGGAGCAGATCCTGGAGCTGCTGGTGCTGGAGCAATTCCTGAGCATCCTGCCTGGGGAACTCCGGACCTGGGTGCAGATGCATCACCCTGAGAGTGGTGAGGAAGCTGTGGCTGTGGTGGAGGACTTCCAGAGATACGTCAGTGGGCCAGGAGAGGTGAGCAACTGAATCTAAGTTGGCATCTGGAATTggtttttttgtaatttaaatttatttattttaattagaggctaattactttacaatattgtattggttttgccatacatctggAACTGTTTTCTACTGCTTGGGGTAGCCTAGGAATAGGCGTTCTCCATTCCATAGTCTCTAAACTGGTTTCCCTTTAGGATTCATGAGCCCAGTGCCCACCCCCACTTTTGTTTTTTACAAGGAGTTTTGTGCTCCCAGCCCTAAAAATGCAGGGCCCAGCCAAGTTCTGTGAATTGCTTTGTGAAATACTGTGTTGTAAACCTAGCTTAAGCCTGGAGCACCACACAGTGCTCCTGACACACACAGGATCTGCACACTGGTTAGAATAGGGAAGCATGTCAGGGAGAAGCAGCCCTGAAGATGTGCTGATAGCATGATCCCTCACTTGAGAAGTTTCTCATTACTTCCTTGGACTTCTCAGAGTTAATGGGCTCTTTTCCTTTCTGGTTCCTTATGAGATGTGACAGGTCTGggcttcagcatcatttttttcctttgtagctTTCCAAACCCAACTGGCATCTTTCTGCTTCTTTAATTCTAATTTTGATTTTCCCTATTTTTAGAATTCTTTCAAGTTTTAATTCAAGGTAACACAAATGAAAGGAAAACTTGGAGAAGTCACCAGTGTCATAACAGTGTGAACGCTGACTCCTAGGATCATAGAGCTAACTAGCTCAGTGACCATGTGTATCAGTCAGAGTTCagccagagaaacaaaaccagtaggaaattatatattgggttggccaaaaaagtttgtttggtttttaccgtaagatgttatggaaaaacccaaatgaactttttagtcAACCCAGTGTATGTCTGTTGCTAGAAAGTGACATGTCACTATGGGACCTTGTGAGTCTAGTCAGGAGTTTGCAAGGCAGGTTGTCAGAAAGTTAGGCTAGAACTGTCACTCACAGGTTGAAGCAGCTGTCCACAGAAAGAATTCCTTCTTCATGGAACTTTCAGTTCTGATTTTAAGACCTTGCTACTGTTTAAATCAAGCCCATCCAGACTGTCTAAGATAACCTCCTTTACTTAAACTGATTATGAGTTTTTATCACTTGTATAAAGTATCATCACAGTAACACCTATATTAGAGCTAATTGACATCAAAAGACAATCACACTGTGGATAATCAGTTCTTCCTGATGAGTCTTCAGTTGCTTCTCTTGTAACTGAGCAGGATGGATTAGCGCATTTCCTCCTTTGTGCTTTACCAGGGAAAACCAGTGTGTGAAATTTCCCAGGTACCCAGTACAGCATTCTATTCAGTGCTTTTTCACAAATGATTACGTGTCTGGGCCTAGGAAATCAGTTCCAATTGATTGGAGTCCTAGGGTTAGACCTTTTTCCAAAAGTCTAAACGCTTTGACAGTAACAAATCCATTGTTCAATCATTATTTCCTTGGGTATACAagtaagtgaaaatcactcagttgtgttcatctctttgcgtccccatggactgtagcccaccaggcttctctgtccttggaattatccaggcaagaatactgaaatgggtttccattctctcctccagaggatattcccgacccagggatcgaactcaggtctcctgctttgcaggtgaattctttactgtctgaggaaTAAGGAATAAGTTAACTATCAGCAGAGTCTAGAGGGCAACTTGGCCCAACCATAGTCAAGGACAAGTAGCTGTGGAAATGTTTAGAGTGCCATTTAGTGAGGAGTGTAGAAAGAAGATTTCCCTATCTTCTGCCTTTTGCTTAAGCATAAGAGAATGTCCCCTCCATTAAAACTgtcacttgggacttccctggtcatctaGAGGTTTAGATgccgtgcttccagtgcagggggcccaggttcaacccttggacagggaaatagatcccacatgccgtaactAAGAATTTGCTTGTCATGACTAAAAGATGCCtcatgcagccagataaataataattttttaattaaaaaaagtactGTCTTTTATCCAGGGAACCTCAGAAGAAAGGTGACTGAGTCACAAACCCAAGAGAATGACTAACAGTTGACAGGGCCACTGAACACTCATCGGGCTCTAACCTAGAAGTGAGATATTTGGACTCCATTTCTTACTCTGCCGCTGTTGTCAGTTTAAGTTTTTCAACATGAGAACAGGGCTGTCTCACCTAGCCTGAATTCAGAAAGTGTTTTTTtgactaaatggaaaaaaaaaaccacagaggCTTTTTCATGAATGTTTGCCAGGAGGAGATGACAGGATGTCATTTTGATCAGCAGAAGTGAGTGAGCATGGGCATGTGTGTACACTGGGGCCAGAGAGGGTTGTAGGGACATCCCTGCTGGGTTGCAGAATCACGCAGTTTACAAAATGCTTTATATCTGTTTTAATTTGTGTTCCTAGCAAGCTTCCAAATAGTAGCCCAAATGGTGATCATCTCCATTTCACAAGTGATGCAAGTACCGAGAGGTTAATTGGCTTATCTAAGATGACAGAGCTAGTGTGTGTAAGATGATAGAgctagtgtgtgtgtttgtgttaattgctcagtcgtgtctgactctttaaacaTTCCATTGGTCCATGTGTATGAGACCAGGATTTTCCAGTTCCTATATTCTAAGCCACTACCTTCCCCCTAATGTGTTGCTGTGGAATGCTGTCGGGATGAAAATTGGAATGGGGTTTTCATGGCCTGCAAGAAAAGGACTCCTGTGAGTCCTAGTGAATGAATAGGAACTTTATTAGGATTTAATTATCAGTGAGTTACAAGGTTGTGTTATCACAATGCAGTTAAGTTCTGTTTTCTGCCAGTACCCACagctgactagacagacctttgttggcaaagtaatgtctctgctttttaatgtgctgtctaggttggtcataactttccttccaaggagcaagtgtcttttaatttcatggttgcagtcaccatctgcagtgatttggagccccccaaaataaagtctttcactgtttccattgtttccccatctatttgccatgaagtgaagggactggataccatgatcttagttttcttaacgTTGAGTTttccctagacagcatattaaaaagcagagacattactttgccaacaaaggtccgtctagtcaaagctatggtttttccagtaggcatgtatggatgtgagagttggactataaagaaagctgagtgctgaagaattgatgcttttgaattgtggtgttgaagaagactcttgagagtcccttggactgcaaggagatccaatcagtctatcctaaaggaaatcagtcctgaatattcactggaaggactgatgctgaagctgaaactcccaatactttggccacttgatgcgaagaactgactcactagaaaaaaccctgatgctggaaaagattgaaggcgggagaaggggacgatggcaAAATATTGAGAGGAAGGCTTTCAGCATAATGCCACCATTGGGCTAAGCATTGTTCTAGGAACACGTGATGAAGACAGAGTTCTCACCCCCAGAAAGCTTATATTTCACTGGCAGAGAAATAGacaataaagtaataaataaggtaattaaaaattaatatgtgcCATAGAAAATATTATCAGGTagtttgagagagagaatgactatccttgctttgtcagcatggtCCAGGATGGTCTCTCTGAAGACAACATACTTTTGCTGAGAGAAGTTGGAAAAGCTAAGGTTTGTCAGCTGCTGTATTGGAATATTGCTCCAGGTGTCAGCCTTGGTAGCATAATTCGTGCACATACAGGTACACACACCTATCACTTTTTACTTCCTTGGTACTTGTGATTGATCTGTTCTGTAGGTTAAGGCCCTTGGGAGCGTACAGAGTTACTGTCCTGACTCCTTTTTCTAGGTGGTTCTTCACGAGCACGTGTGTGTCTGAAGCACTAGCCCAGAGTGGAAATAGTTCTGTAATCTGGTCTTGAAGCTCCTGCCAAGATGGGCAACAGAGGGATGGCAAGTAGGACTGCAAGCTGTAGATCCTGCTTGGACAGTATTCTCCCACTTGGCTAACCTGGTAGGGCTAGAGGGACCCTCTGGCTCTTCTTTTCCTGGCTTCCTCTCTTGGGGGTGCTTCCTAGAGGTCTTGGGTTCTGTACCTTCATGAATGCTGTTTTGGACCcaattttatttccttgtctCTAGGTTTCCACTCCAGGGCAGGAACAGGAGATGCATTCTGAAGAGAAGACAGCCTTGGGTGCAACACATGAATCTCCTTCTACCTCACCCCACAGTGAGGGTTCAGCCCCTGGAGCCCACCTGGAGCCTCCTCGTGATCCTGGGGCACACCACCACCTCTCCAGTGAGCACTCTGGTACTCACCTCCCTGGCTCTGGCCTTCAGTTATTCTTCCTTGCTCTCCTTTGGAGTCTTCCTTTCCCTcatctcccatctcccaccccattgGCCCCTTATCACCCTGCCCTGTGTctttcttccctggtgactttgTTCCTTTTGCTTATTctccaatcatttatttatttagtgcatTTTTATCAAGCATGTCTCATGCAAAGACACTGTTGAGGACCAGAGAGATGTACTACACCATGGATACTTATAAAGAGCTTGTTGTCTAGTTGCCAGAGGGTCAGTCCTAAGTGCAAGAAGGGGCAACCTCATAAGATATATCTGAGTGATATCAGTCCCCAGGCATTTGGGGCCATCACAGACAAGCCATGTGGGCATTGTAAACAGTGAGCAAAATCATTGTGGGTTAGAGTGGCTGGAGGATGTTTTGTGGCAGAGGGATTGAACAGTGAAAAATGGGGAAGGGATTAGAAGCGGGGAGAGAGGTGGTCGGTGCCAGAACAGAATGTAAAGCAAAGGCTCGCTAAGTTGGGAGTTCCCTTGGACCACACTGAGGTACGGTCAGGAGGGACTTATCTGGGAGCCTGAGCTGTGCTTGTGTAGGGCCTTTGGGTGGAACCCGGGAAGATTTGTGGGGTAGGTGAAGTGTTAGAAAACAGTATTCTGGAAGGATTACGTAGCACATGAGCACTGTGGATAGAGTGAGAAGCCCAGTGGCTGGGAGCCTTAGGAGGAGGCTAGTGTCACAAAACAGAAGTAATTGCCTGAGCGGATTTGGGTGGAATGAAAAGTGATAGATGTGACACACATTTGAAGGAAAAATCCACGAGACAATGCAGAGGAGGGGGGATTAGTAGATTTTAGATGATGTTTGGAATCACTGAGGAAACTTGGGAAGTCAGGAGAGGAAGATGGAAACATGCATTTTAAACAGTGAACTTAAGGTCTTGTGGGACACCCAAATGAAATGTCCAGATAGGCAGCTGGAGGCTTGTGGTAGGGGTCTCAGAGAATGGAGAACTTCAGAGCAGCATTAGAGAATGGGAGCCATGAGATCTCTGACAGAGGGAAGAGGGTCACTCTGGGGCCTAAGTGCCTTTAGTATCCTTGATGAATGGGCAAATGAAGAGAGGCCCCACAGCCTCTCACAGGCAGAGAGGTAGGGGGAGGGCAAGCAGGCTGCTGCTGGGgaagccacagaggagagaaggtAGTCAGAAGTGTAGCTTCCTACCTAGTGTGGCAGAGAGAGGACTGGAAGGAGCTGGCAGCTCTGTTTGCCCAGGGACCTTCTGCATCTCCAGggaaagttcacagtttacatggATAACACCTTTATGGAATAGGTGTGAGGGTCAGTGTATGTGGAGCTGCTTGGGTTTTCTTGAATCCATTTACTGGGATACAGACCTCCTCATTGGAAACAAGAGCAGGGCTGGTCCCACTCagagatttctttcttccttcagctCAGAGTGCTTCCCCGGTGCCCACCCTTCCCCAAGTGGGGAACTTAGGAAACCAAGTAGTAGCAACTGTGCTTTGGATGGTCAGGCCCCAGGTGAGCTTCCTGAGTTCCAAGTCTGTGACCCAGGAGTAGCAAGGCCTCATCTGCAGGGCTCTGGCCCATTCTGAGCCTGCTCCTGTGGCTTCCCCACCTAACTGCTTCCCCTGGAGCTGGTCCTGTCCACTGAGTTCACGGACTGTATCTTACCTTGAACTTGTCCTTTTATTAATGTGTCCTCCTAGCTTCCTTCTGTCTCTCCATCCCTTTGGCCACCAGGTACCCAATTCTGTGCTCTTGGTAACCCTGATGACTTGGCCCCTTAGCCTGGGAATGTCCCTGAGCAGTAAAAGCTTGTCATTCCAGGAGGCTGCAGAGTTGGAGTTCCTATCTGTGAACTATTCTCAGAAGTGGAAAGGTGCAGCACTCAGCCAGAGAGCCCTGTACCAGAACATCATGCTGGAAAACTGCCACAGCCTGGCCCCTTTGGGTAATGACTCTGCTCCCCAGTAATTTAGAGTCGGCCCTCTTTGCTAGgttcttattcttttaaattatgaaaatataaagagaCAAAGTGGGGAGAATAATAAAGTGAATTTCTCTATATCAACACCCACTATAATTATTGTTAACATTCTCTTTACTTCCTTATTAATTAAACTGGGCTGGTTTAATTAGAATTTGTAGTTGGACAGAATATAGAGCCACTCAATTACTGTCAGTCATGAGCTAAGTTACTTACAATAAGGCTGAAGGAATGGAAACCCGGAGCAGACCGACCAACTAGACCAGACTTTGGGAAAGAAAGCCTTGTAGGAGCCTAGGAGCCTCGCAGCAGAAGTGAAAGGATTTTCATGCCATTGTTTTCAGATAGCAGCACCCCACATATCTGTTTCCAATTGTCACTGATAACCATTTTCTTCACTctgaatgttttttctttctctgagctCCTTAATTAGcctttctgtttcctcatatgTTCTGGTTGCTGTGGCTCCTGATAGATTTTTTTCTCCATAGATCATTTCAACTTGAGCTCCTACTTCTAATTTCCTTCGTTTCCTACTTTCAGTTCATAATTAAATATCATCTTTGAGCAGAACTTTGTTCCAGGCTACCTGGAGCTGGTAACTACTCTACAGATAAACTATACTTGGGATTGGTGTTTGGTCCTGGTCCAGTCACCTGTTGTCCATCCTCGAATGAGCTGAGTTGCTTGGCACAAGGCATGTTTGCCTCGGGTTCCCCTTCAGAAATAATGGGGCACGGCTGCTTCCAGAAAGTGGCTGTTGTCAGGGGAGGTTCTGGGGTTGACAGGTCTAAGACAGTAGCCTACTCTGAAGAGAATGGACTTAGAAGTCAAGGATTCAGACATCTGTAACTTGTACACACTAAAGTACTTGAAGATTTATACCCCTGATGTCGATGTGAGTGAAAGGAACCAACATTTTTTGTATTAAACTATAACTATGATTGCTCTGCCTTCTCCcactattataaaatttaaaagcaaatatttattgcttaTTTTCCCATGATTCCTGATTATCAAGATACCAAAGACAtgtttgatttatatttcaaGTTATTGATACCAGTCTTAATTTTCTGTGTAGTACTGCACCTACCAGTCCAGTGTTCCAGGGACTAGGTCCCCAGGTTTAGAGCTCTGCTCTCCCCTTAACACTTTTACTCAATGTTTCTCTACTTGTGgcttctccacaccctgtccctGTCCTGTTACTCAAGAATCACTCCTTTTTTGTACACTTTTTTCCTGATCATACCCTTATAATATACATTTCTCTTCAACTCTCATGTTTGCCCACATCATTTCTTATATTTGGTTTAAAGTATTTACCACCACTCTCCTCAACATCTTTACTGTGAACTGTGGAGCCATATAGTGTCATGGTTGGAGCAGACCTGAGAGTTCATCGTTTTACTAAGGAGACACCACATCTAAGTGACTTCTGGGAGATGACACTGTGCTTTACAGTCTGATCTCTTGCCTTTCAATTGGCCTGCCCTCCTGGCTGTGCTGGCTCCACATGCCTCTGTTCTGATagctctgcttcctccctcctctaTGGACTGGCTTtccctctttgtttttctgtccATGAAGAAAAATTTGAGccatttccagtttttctcctgttctgaATGTGTCTCCTCATTCCTTACCCTCAGTGTGAATTTTTTGTTAGCTACGTAGGCTCCTGATAGTTCCATTTCCCCAATAGGACAAGAAATGAATGACAGTTGTTTTCCTCTGACTTGGCAGCAGATGAGAACAGGATGGTGCATTCACAGTTGCCTCCAAAACAGGACATTTCTGAAGAATTGAAGTCATCTGACAGGATCTTAGGGGTGTTCTGTGGAGTGATTCCTGCAGGACAAGAAGCTGGGACTGCCAGTAAAGAGGCTTCAGAGAATCTAGAAGTTCAACCCTCAGATGAAGAAGGAACCAGACTGGACAGTGATTTCTTAGAAATAACACAGGAGGataaaaagaaatccacagaGGATCAATATGATGATTATAAGGAACTTGGGGGACATCTAGATCTGTCGTCTAGTCTCTCAGAACATCAGGGAGTTCTGAAGGGACAGAAATTGTATCACTGTGATGAATGTGATAAAGCTTTTAATCGGAGTTCACACCTCATTGGGCATCAGAGaatccacactggagagaaaccatatgaG
Coding sequences within it:
- the LOC133235131 gene encoding zinc finger protein with KRAB and SCAN domains 7-like isoform X6, whose amino-acid sequence is MATQGRGTSGLFPRGAVLQRQEGCLTVKQQPGSPTWGHGCSLQKNHPPVCEIFRLHFRQLCYHEMSGPQEALSRLRELCRWWLMPEVHTKEQILELLVLEQFLSILPGELRTWVQMHHPESGEEAVAVVEDFQRYVSGPGEVSTPGQEQEMHSEEKTALGATHESPSTSPHSEGSAPGAHLEPPRDPGAHHHLSSEHSAQSASPVPTLPQVGNLGNQVVATVLWMVRPQEAAELEFLSVNYSQKWKGAALSQRALYQNIMLENCHSLAPLADENRMVHSQLPPKQDISEELKSSDRILGVFCGVIPAGQEAGTASKEASENLEVQPSDEEGTRLDSDFLEITQEDKKKSTEDQYDDYKELGGHLDLSSSLSEHQGVLKGQKLYHCDECDKAFNRSSHLIGHQRIHTGEKPYECSECGKTFRQTSQLVVHLRIHTGEKPYECSDCGKTYHHSSHLIQHQRLHYGEKPYKCNECAKAFTQSSQLIDHQRTHSGEKPYECNECGEAFIWNKSLIRHQVLHTGKKPYKCDECGKAFCSNRNLIDHQRIHTGEKPFECNECGKAFSRSKCLIRHQSLHTGEKPYKCSECGKAFNQNSQLADHERIHTGEKPFECNECGKAFSLSKCLIRHQRLHTGEKPYKCKECGKSFNQNSHLIIHQRIHTGEKPYECNECGKVFSYSSSLMVHQRTHTGEKPYKCKDCEKAFSDSSQLIVHQRVHTGEKPYECIECGKAFSQRSTFNHHQRIHTGEKHSGRARSVS